CGTTGATGTAGGTTGCGCCGCGTCGGCGGACTATCCAAGAGGGGCGGAAATGCTTGATTTCGTTTAGCGTCATTCCCGCGAAGCGCGCCATCTGGTACATTGCGGCAACGTCGGGCGCGGGTATGCCCTGCCCGCGTTTGCCGTCGAGCGCGAGCGCGGAAAGGCGTTTTAATGTTGCGTCGGTCTCTTCGTCTATTGGCGAAAAGCCGAGCTTTTTGGTCGGCGTGAGTTCGGGCGTTTCGGCAAAGTCGATTGCGTTTTGCGGTATGGTGTAGCCCGCGCGGGCGTACGCTTCTAGCGCGCGGCGCGAGAACACGCTTTTTGCCTGTCGCCACGTCGAATTTAAACTTGTGTTTTTGTCGGGGTTGGGAATGTTCCAGTTCAAGCCCGCTTTTTGATAGCAATAACGCCGCCACGTTTCGACGATTTGCGGCGTGAGTTCTGATAGCGTTATTGTTAGCGCGTCGAGCTTTGCCGCGCGGAGAATTAGCATAAGCGATTGCGCGTTTTTGTGCGCGGTTGCGGGCTTCAAGCTTGCGCCGCTGTTGTTTGCGGCGGCGAGCGTTTTGTAGACTGCCAAGATGTCGGCAAGCTTCGGATTTTTGCGGGCGGCGGCGCGTTCCGTGATTGCGTTTGCCGCCGCAGTCGCGGCGTTGCGTTTGCTGCTTGCCTCTATCGTCAGGCGCGTGCGTGCGCCGTCGATTGACGTGCGGGCGCGGTACTTTCCGCCCGTCTTTTTCAGGCGGGCGAAAAGCATTTGTTCGAGTGTTTGCTGGGTTTTCGTTTTCATTAGTATTCGGATTGAAGCAGAATTACGCCGCCGTGGATATAGAAGTTGAACGCGCCTGCGGGGAAGTCGGTATAGTCAAACTCCTGCGAAAAATCGGCTTGCCCGACGTTGTCGCGCGAGTCGATGGGCGTGCCGTCGTCGCGAAAGTCGAACGCTATTAAAAGCCTGCCTTTGTCGTTTTCGCTCTCCATTCTGACCGCCCACAAACTTGCCTTAAATTGCGGGTTGTCTATTGCGGCCGCGTGGATTGTGTCGAGCAGCCAGTACGCGCCCGCAAGTTCCGCCATTGCGCGGATTCCGTCGGTGTAGCGCAAGCCGCGCGCGCCGAATGTCGGGCTTGTGTAGTAGTGTTCCGTTCCGATGTAGCCGCTTAAAGCGGCTTCGAGTTCGGCGGCGGTGGTGGGTTCGGGTTTGGTTGTCTTCATTGTGTTTCCTTTCTGTTGATGTTATTTTTGAAGGTGTTTGATTCGTTCGACGTTTTCGGCGAATTGCTTTTTGATTGTTTCGAATGCGCGTTCGGGCGTGCCGTAGAGGTCTTTCATATGTTCGATGTTAAGCTTCCTTACCTGCGCTTTTGTGCGCCCGCCGTGAATAAAATCTTGGTATCCGTCGGGGAAATTGATTTGCCTTAGATGGTCGGGCGTGCCCGAAGGGGAAATTACTTCCGACGCGGCGGATTTGGCGCGTTGCCAATAATTAAATTGGCTTTCCATCATCATAAAAATGTATGTGCGGAAGAATGTCGGGGACATCATAAACGCGAATTTTCCGAGGTTTAGCGCGTCCAGATTAACGGGGAAAAGCGTTTGCGCGCTTGCGCCGCTTTTGTGGATTTGGCGGAAAGCGATTGCCGCCGAAACGCCCGCGCCGGCCGACTTTATCTGCTTTGCAAGCGCGACGATTGCGGCTGCCCTGTTTGCTATGCAATGCGCGGGAGTCCACCACGCGAAGGAATTGAAAATTGCAAGTTTGCAATGCGGCTTTGTCTGTACGGTCGGTTTGTAGTAGCATTCGGGAACGCCCTGCAAGTATTCGTCGCAAGCGTCCCAAAGAGTTAATACACGCCTTAATTTGTGGTTCTTTGCCCAAAATTCCCACATATCGCGGAAACTTACGTTCCCTCTGATAGACTCAATGTAGGAGATGTCCGAAATGGTATTTTCGTCAATTCCCAAAAGCGCCTCAAAAGAGCGTTTATCCAAATGTCCGTTAAGCCTTAGAAAATCGTCCCTTGCTTCTTCCGTTTCAAAGAACCTTGAATGCCTTACGCCTCGCTCAATCCAAAACAGTTGATAGGGCGATTTTCTGCCTTCGCAATATCTCTTCGTAATCTTCGCCATAGTGGCGTAATTATAACCCAAAACAACCCCATTTGTCAAGATTATTATAGATATATTATATGTTTCTTTGAGATTGGCGGAAAGAAGGCTTGAAGATTTTTTGCAAAAAGCTAGGCTACTTAAGAACGTAAAATTTTAAAGGAATCTGAGATATGCCTACACTGGATTGGATAGGGAAAAAAGCAGTATTAAACCATCATAGAGAAGTTCCGTATAGAATTATGACAGAAGAATCTACGCTTTGTTATGGGCAAAAGGATTCAGGAAATCTCATTGTTGAAGGAGATAATCTTGAAGCTCTTAGAGCTTTACTTCCTTATTATAAAGGTAAAGTAAAATGTATTTACATAGATCCCCCATACAATACTGGCGAAGAGAAATGGGTTTATAATGATAATGTAAATTCGCCAGAAATAAAGAAGTGGCTCGGGAAAGTTGTTGGTAGAGAAATGGAGGATCTTTCTCGCCATGACAAATGGCTTTGTATGATGTATCCTCGTCTTTCATTGTTAAAAGAATTTTTATGTGAAAATGGTGCAATTTTCATTAGTTTGGACGATAATGAACAACCATCATTGCGATTTATCTTAGATGAAATTTTAGGAAGTCATAATTTTGTCGCTACTTTTATTTGGAAAAAAAAGGGTACGTCAACAAATGTTCGAGGCGTTTCTACAAGTACACTAACTGAGTATATAACTTGTTATAAGAAAAAAAATTCAGCAATAAATTTACGAGTTAAATCCAAAAAAACAAGGATGCATCCTTGTTCTGATGAATTAGGAAATTACAGAACTACTGTAATCGAAAAAAAAGGAGAAGGAGAATATGCTCGTGCTACAATGTTGTTTGAAATTTTGGGACAAAAACCACGAGATGGGAAAAGATGGCAGATAGGATTAGAGTTAGCTCGTGAATTAGAAAAGAAAAATAGATTCATATTAGATAATGGTATTGTAAAATTAAAAATATACGACTTTGAAGAAAAAGATACATTTTCCGCACAACCAAATATACTTGAATTCGAGGATGAAGGAACTGAAGATATCTTAGAAAACGAAGAAAAATTTTGGGATAAATATGGTTCAACTGAAAAAGGAACAAAGGATTTAAAAGCAATAAATTCTTCTTTTAACTTTGATAATCCAAAGCCTGTTGAATTAATTAAACATATTATAAATATATCTTCTGATAAAGATTCTATAATTCTAGACTCGTTTGCAGGCAGCGGAACAACCGCTCAAGCTGTGATGGAATTAAATAAAGAAGATGGCGGAAATCGCAAGTTTGTCTGCGTAGAGATGCTCCCAGAAATCGCTGAAAACGTCACTTCTAAGCGAGCACAAAAGGTTATAGACAAACTTAAAATAAAAGATTTAGAAGGCTTCAAATTTGTTAGGCTTGGTGAACAAATGTTTTCTGCGAACGGCGACATCAATCCAAAAATTGGATACGCCGATTTAGCACGACACGTTTTCTTCATGGCGACAGGCACTCCGCTTGATTCAGCAAAGACTGAATTTGATTCTCCTCTTGTGGGAGTTTCAAATGATGTTGCTATTTACTTACTTTATAACGGTATTCTAAAAGATTCTTCTGTGCAAGGAGGGAATAGATTAACTCAAAAGGTTTTGGCAACTCTCCCAAAACATAACGGCGTAAAAATTATATACGGAACTGCTTGCGGACTAAGTGAATCAGTATTGCGGAAAAACAATATAGTATTCCGCCAAATTCCATACACAATTTTCGACAGATAGGTGTAACTATGATTTTGCTAAAAAACTATCAACAAGAAGCTTTAGATACGCTTACGGAATATTTTGATAATGTGGCTCAAACTCACGACGCAAGAAAGTCTTTTATAGACACTTTATATAATCGCTTTAAGGAAAATCGAGATTACAGAGCTATTGAAGGTTTTGACGCAAACATGCCATACGTCTGCCTTAGGTTGCCAACTGGCGGCGGGAAAACTTTATTAGCATGCCATTCTATACGAATTGCCAAGGATAATTTATTAAAACAAGACCACGCTTGTGTCCTCTGGCTTGTTCCAAGCGACCCTATTAGAGTTCAAACATTAAATGCCTTAAAGAATCCAAATCACCCATATCGACAAGCTTTAGATTCCACTCTTGGCGAAATTGAAGTTAGAGAAATTAAAGAATGCTTTGGTATTTCAAAGGCGACCTTAGACGGGGCAACAACAATTATCGTTTCTACTTTACAATCCTTTAGAGTAGAAAATGAAGAGGGACGTAAAGCATATCGTGAAAACGGCAGTCTAATGTCCCACTTTTCGGGGCTTGATTCAAGCGTTTCCGACAAGCTTTTAAAAGACGAAAATGGTTTAGTTGAATATTCTTTCGCTAATGTATTGCGTATGCGTCATCCGATTGTAATTGTTGACGAAGCGCACAATGCAAGAAGCTCTCTGTCGTTTGATATGTTACGTAAATTTAGTCCGTCAGCAATAATTGAATTTACGGCAACCCCCTCTAAGGGAACAAAAAAAAATACGGCAAGCAATGTTTTGCATCATGTTTCTGCTCGAGAGCTTTATACGGAAAATATGATAAAACTTCCAATACGTCTTGAGGTAAAACGTAATTGGAAAGATACGTTAAATCACGCTATTTCTGAATTAAACGTACTAAGTGAACTTGCGAAACTCGAAAAGATAAATACGCAGGAATATATACGCCCGATAATGTTGATAAAGGCGCAAAATAGAGAACAAGCGCACCCTGAAAATATCACGACAGACGTTATTGAGAAATATCTCCTTGAAGAATGCAATATTCCTAAGCAAGAAGTTGCTATGGAAGCATACGAGAGAAGTGAGTCAAAAGGTAAAGATTTACTTTCACCAGATTGCAAGATTCGCTATATAATAACAGTGGATTCATTGAAAGAGGGTTGGGACTGCCCGTTTGCATATGTTTTATGTTCTTTGGCAAATCAAAGTTCTGAAACGGCAGTAGAACAAATTTTGGGTAGAATTCTTCGCCTACCTCACGTTACGAAAAAGCAATCAATTCCATTAAATTGCGCTTATGCATTTTCCGTTTCAGATAATTTTCAACAAGCAGCAACAGCTTTAAGAGATTCGTTAATTGAAAACGGCTTTGAAAAAATGGAAGCAGAGGACTTTGTTCCAGAACAAGAACAAACTACGCTACCATTGAAATGTTCTATTCCTAAGAAAACTTGTTCTTTGAAGTCTAATATTACTACAAAGGATTTATCACAAGAAGCGCAAGAGACTATTGAATTTAATCCTGAAACGAAAGAATTGACCGTTACTGCGGTAGTTCCTCCAGAAGTAGAAGAGGAAATTTTAGGGCTTGTTTCCAATGAGGAAGATAAGGAAGCAATTAAGACTGCCATAGCGCAACAACGTGCACAAACGGAAGAAATTTTTTCAACTCCTGCGGATAGAAGTGAGCCATTTAAAGTTCCCACTCTCGGTGTACTTATTCAAGGGGAATTTGAGTTACTTGATACAGATACAAGGCTCTTTGATGCTGATTGGAACATTCTTGATTACAAGGACAATCCAGAAAATTTTGCATTCGACCCCAATCGTAAAGATTCCGATGTCGTACTT
The Opitutia bacterium KCR 482 genome window above contains:
- a CDS encoding DUF6876 family protein, whose protein sequence is MKTTKPEPTTAAELEAALSGYIGTEHYYTSPTFGARGLRYTDGIRAMAELAGAYWLLDTIHAAAIDNPQFKASLWAVRMESENDKGRLLIAFDFRDDGTPIDSRDNVGQADFSQEFDYTDFPAGAFNFYIHGGVILLQSEY
- a CDS encoding site-specific DNA-methyltransferase; this encodes MPTLDWIGKKAVLNHHREVPYRIMTEESTLCYGQKDSGNLIVEGDNLEALRALLPYYKGKVKCIYIDPPYNTGEEKWVYNDNVNSPEIKKWLGKVVGREMEDLSRHDKWLCMMYPRLSLLKEFLCENGAIFISLDDNEQPSLRFILDEILGSHNFVATFIWKKKGTSTNVRGVSTSTLTEYITCYKKKNSAINLRVKSKKTRMHPCSDELGNYRTTVIEKKGEGEYARATMLFEILGQKPRDGKRWQIGLELARELEKKNRFILDNGIVKLKIYDFEEKDTFSAQPNILEFEDEGTEDILENEEKFWDKYGSTEKGTKDLKAINSSFNFDNPKPVELIKHIINISSDKDSIILDSFAGSGTTAQAVMELNKEDGGNRKFVCVEMLPEIAENVTSKRAQKVIDKLKIKDLEGFKFVRLGEQMFSANGDINPKIGYADLARHVFFMATGTPLDSAKTEFDSPLVGVSNDVAIYLLYNGILKDSSVQGGNRLTQKVLATLPKHNGVKIIYGTACGLSESVLRKNNIVFRQIPYTIFDR
- a CDS encoding DEAD/DEAH box helicase family protein produces the protein MILLKNYQQEALDTLTEYFDNVAQTHDARKSFIDTLYNRFKENRDYRAIEGFDANMPYVCLRLPTGGGKTLLACHSIRIAKDNLLKQDHACVLWLVPSDPIRVQTLNALKNPNHPYRQALDSTLGEIEVREIKECFGISKATLDGATTIIVSTLQSFRVENEEGRKAYRENGSLMSHFSGLDSSVSDKLLKDENGLVEYSFANVLRMRHPIVIVDEAHNARSSLSFDMLRKFSPSAIIEFTATPSKGTKKNTASNVLHHVSARELYTENMIKLPIRLEVKRNWKDTLNHAISELNVLSELAKLEKINTQEYIRPIMLIKAQNREQAHPENITTDVIEKYLLEECNIPKQEVAMEAYERSESKGKDLLSPDCKIRYIITVDSLKEGWDCPFAYVLCSLANQSSETAVEQILGRILRLPHVTKKQSIPLNCAYAFSVSDNFQQAATALRDSLIENGFEKMEAEDFVPEQEQTTLPLKCSIPKKTCSLKSNITTKDLSQEAQETIEFNPETKELTVTAVVPPEVEEEILGLVSNEEDKEAIKTAIAQQRAQTEEIFSTPADRSEPFKVPTLGVLIQGEFELLDTDTRLFDADWNILDYKDNPENFAFDPNRKDSDVVLGTIDKYGKVKLDFTSDIQQDLNIITPTENWSESQLVSWLDRNILHPDTDRSAAIAFIVYILNGTIKLHNAKLSDFIRERWGYVKFVRGLFQKHKNTSESSYFERQLELLINSTETPLSLSENNSYVFNFAPDKYPVNKQIENTFKKHYYRQVADLNAEELECAHYIDNLPEVKYWVRNIEQKVDTSFWLPTANYRFYPDFVCMLNDGRIFAIEYKGGHLISNDDSEAKKVIGNLWAERSKGKCLFLMAEKDTYQVEIKKMLK